Proteins co-encoded in one Methylomonas albis genomic window:
- the prsR gene encoding PEP-CTERM-box response regulator transcription factor: protein MINSKVLLIIEDDPGLQKQLKWSFEQYEVVIAGNRDEAIAALRRYMPSVVTLDLGLPPDPSNASEGLATLKEILALAPATKVIVVTGNDDRANAIHAVALGAYDFYQKPVDPDVLSLIIERAFQLDALERDYQVLQQQKPLTGVIATSPQMQTVMRMIEKIAPTQATVLLIGDSGTGKELMAKALHRLSARASQPFVAVNCAAIPETLLESELFGYEKGAFTGAVAQTKGKIEYAQGGTFFLDEIGDLPFALQAKLLRFIQERVIERLGGRKEIPVDVRIICATHRQLSDLIAQGNFRGDLYYRLSEIVVDIPPLREREGDIITIANVLLQRYCRENNTKEKHFSHDAARALEAYAWPGNIREMENKIKRAVILSDSNFVTAEELEISSDNDKSMPLNLKSVREAAETIAIKRALTYADNNVSEAAKLLGVTRPTLYGLFEKYGLQTMIRNHADEHSD, encoded by the coding sequence ATGATCAACTCTAAAGTACTGTTAATTATCGAAGACGACCCAGGTTTACAAAAACAGCTGAAGTGGAGCTTTGAACAATACGAAGTAGTAATAGCAGGTAATAGAGATGAAGCAATAGCGGCACTCAGACGCTACATGCCAAGCGTCGTTACCTTAGATCTAGGCTTACCACCCGACCCAAGCAACGCCAGCGAAGGTCTAGCCACTCTCAAAGAAATCCTGGCGCTAGCGCCAGCCACTAAAGTTATCGTGGTGACCGGCAATGATGACCGCGCAAATGCTATTCATGCAGTAGCATTGGGTGCTTATGACTTTTATCAAAAGCCTGTCGATCCTGACGTCCTAAGCTTAATCATCGAGAGAGCGTTTCAGCTAGACGCATTGGAGCGCGACTATCAAGTATTGCAACAGCAAAAGCCGTTGACGGGCGTGATCGCCACCAGCCCACAAATGCAGACTGTCATGCGAATGATCGAAAAAATTGCGCCAACTCAAGCAACCGTATTGCTAATCGGCGACAGCGGAACCGGTAAGGAGCTAATGGCAAAAGCCTTACATCGCTTAAGCGCGCGAGCCTCACAGCCTTTTGTTGCGGTTAACTGCGCCGCCATTCCGGAAACATTGTTAGAAAGCGAATTATTCGGCTATGAAAAAGGCGCATTCACCGGTGCCGTGGCACAAACTAAAGGCAAAATCGAATATGCGCAAGGCGGCACATTCTTTTTAGACGAAATTGGTGACCTACCCTTTGCCTTGCAAGCCAAATTACTTCGATTCATTCAGGAGCGCGTTATAGAGCGACTGGGCGGCAGGAAAGAAATTCCTGTAGATGTACGTATCATATGCGCAACACATCGTCAGCTATCTGATCTCATTGCGCAAGGCAATTTCCGGGGCGACTTATATTACCGACTCAGCGAAATCGTCGTTGATATCCCTCCCCTACGCGAGCGCGAAGGGGATATTATCACGATAGCCAATGTACTGTTACAGCGCTATTGCCGCGAGAACAATACCAAGGAAAAACACTTTTCCCACGACGCGGCCCGCGCGCTTGAGGCCTACGCCTGGCCAGGCAATATTCGCGAGATGGAGAACAAAATTAAACGCGCCGTAATTTTATCCGACAGCAATTTTGTTACAGCCGAAGAACTAGAGATTAGCAGTGATAACGACAAGTCTATGCCGCTTAATCTGAAATCAGTGCGAGAAGCGGCGGAAACCATAGCCATCAAACGAGCACTAACCTACGCAGACAACAATGTGTCCGAAGCAGCCAAATTATTGGGAGTCACCCGCCCTACTTTGTACGGCTTATTTGAAAAGTACGGATTGCAAACCATGATCCGCAATCACGCTGATGAGCATTCGGATTGA
- a CDS encoding PEP-CTERM/exosortase system-associated acyltransferase, which produces MNRQKQSFDNCFEVFLADTPESKKIHYLLRYRVYCDEMGFEDKGQFPDQQEIDEWDSGAVHFIVRHRYTGHWLGGLRIVWPKEQVFPFQERSATHKRISIVRYKNAVEISRLCMLKEAKRFASRDSAVDVADESRKISYLRDSGNKNRNIMWGLYRAAASYSAQQGIKHWYMLSSPALAYFFNKQGFDIQQIGEANNRQSLRLPYCLNVKQVLENPLWLEDYRNDFRLYSDIGNESSASMAGRRQVKQIGVISFVSRM; this is translated from the coding sequence TTGAATCGACAGAAGCAGTCTTTCGACAATTGTTTTGAAGTTTTTTTAGCGGATACGCCGGAAAGTAAAAAAATTCATTACCTACTCAGATACCGAGTTTATTGCGATGAAATGGGCTTTGAGGACAAGGGGCAGTTCCCGGACCAACAGGAAATAGATGAGTGGGATAGCGGTGCCGTCCATTTCATAGTTAGGCACCGATACACTGGGCATTGGCTGGGCGGATTGAGGATAGTCTGGCCCAAAGAGCAAGTTTTTCCTTTTCAGGAAAGAAGTGCTACTCATAAGCGCATATCGATCGTCAGATATAAAAATGCCGTCGAAATTTCCAGGCTATGCATGCTTAAGGAAGCAAAGCGCTTTGCTTCTAGAGACTCCGCTGTAGACGTGGCGGACGAAAGTCGCAAAATTAGTTATTTGCGAGATTCTGGCAATAAGAATAGAAATATTATGTGGGGGCTCTATCGGGCAGCGGCGAGTTATTCGGCTCAGCAGGGCATCAAGCACTGGTATATGTTGTCTAGTCCAGCATTGGCTTATTTCTTTAACAAGCAAGGTTTTGATATACAGCAAATAGGCGAGGCTAATAATCGCCAAAGCTTGCGCCTACCGTATTGTTTGAATGTAAAACAGGTGTTAGAAAACCCTTTATGGCTTGAAGATTACAGAAACGATTTCCGGTTATATTCGGATATTGGCAATGAGTCTTCGGCTAGTATGGCTGGGCGGCGTCAGGTCAAGCAAATCGGCGTTATTTCATTTGTTTCGAGAATGTAA